In the genome of Tripterygium wilfordii isolate XIE 37 chromosome 19, ASM1340144v1, whole genome shotgun sequence, one region contains:
- the LOC119985141 gene encoding structural maintenance of chromosomes flexible hinge domain-containing protein GMI1-like isoform X1 produces MHLGRRARVSSKTKDSKKVFTLYLEREALLNNRSYELTWRTDGGIRIAKQDEIGKSPHGSFTKVDIVELKMKVLDMFKLQCKLKDIYFPYIQCDEVSNTGKTSRPIEFQVNGVDLAEIEGGEVAITNLHSCNGPEFIFQLHLSFTQENGASLEANARLRCVYFPIVEGKENIERILEKLEAEGSGTTERCESFSRVSIRRLGRLLLDARWASLPFMECRQKKGDRAQLLKRCCSRVKCFIETDAGFNPTPSKTDLAHHNPFTITLKNFGSKSLEKQKDVTLKIYRGGKMVTPSNLEREYQDWILQMHECYDQEIDSGEDQPVLVIGPANKKSFGISSDVVRVHRILKRKGIFWKHGQKIKVLKGACAGFHRNNFYAILEYFLIEGFQGEAGGEGRVICRQMGIPDEEGCILDVNNENASLDIRRSLSLPISVIDSGKCVVIDAVEWNTQLEKEHLKSPSTIELLCAHRCRVLKVNGEALPVDLEVPAGQDPPREIVAVVRPASYVVSKSDVLKGLDQKYIVKSNLEMIMEVKFRGEGEGEDREDVGHIYLVRVKPLCRNGIDGFYIFPLRNKLPKLFQQAGLYVFSFSIDGSSCQNFVKTVLVKASSKVGGWKLLSEEHSLEYSVSLGSYIPPLSISCYDTYGNRMPFTSVPKLMVKLDTNEGVLVNVNKMKAALSSDKLVLEVKELLIETNELDKIRPSYRATLVISPQDELVSVCIPCEVAPGFLQRVIAQASTPGNCLVPGFLFKKFILEMFDAYGNHVREGFKVELNANGFQFKDCLGLKRKVDNKGCIDLSGILELTTGYGKIASISVLFKEEVIFEQEFQTEKRELRIASEMPEFCIAGSQLDNIIFEIVNSEGHVDKTIHDDERLGHFHTLKIKSDSFNAEDSLRYTFKHGRCTVPSIFLPKNEGSFCLVAAHPRHQELQLSVKIPILRGPKVEYENSKSPVSEAKSLAIQDSLDHAGNLTPSIVRTPKGFDDIYRYGLQIADCEKELSNLNNQRAELDQIISFFRGDLEYMVTSPAMEPYLVTSPANQSAKEDMIRQIESRCHSAAAVVCSLSRESSVLDPQHHFMGDMVGLVALLGTVSSDKISRVLAEYLGEYQMLAVVCKTYESADALEKYRQNGEVDCKLALHGKAASLGKTIDGRFLVICLEDIRPYTGDLQKLDLQRRLVLPNPMLPDGNIPCGFIGYAVNMVDLNVPHLWTMTSAGHGLRETLFYHLFGELQVYETREHMKEARACIEHGAVSLDGGILREKGFLSLGYGNPGICFPVVATGNEEHCLPESVVNMMNQMEEKRQELRETIKSISIKTRQYDKVMKKFKKRYRKQTELFDRLQSYQSNMENRLEAASTQYSGFSPHF; encoded by the exons ATGCATTTAGGGAG GCGTGCTCGAGTTTCATCCAAGACTAAAGACTCCAAGAAAGTTTTTACACTGTATCTTGAGAGAGAGGCTTTGCTAAACAACCGTAGTTACGAATTAACTTGGAGG ACTGATGGCGGCATCAGGATTGCCAAACAAGATGAAATTGGGAAGTCACCTCATGGAAGCTTTACGAAG GTAGATATCGTGGAGCTTAAGATGAAAGTCTTGGACATGTTCAAACTCCAATGCAAGCTGAAGGATATTTATTTTCCATATATTCAG TGTGATGAAGTTTCCAACACAGGGAAGACCAGTAGACCTATTGAGTTTCAG GTCAATGGTGTTGATTTAGCAGAAATTGAAGGTGGGGAGGTTGCCATCACCAACTTGCATTCCTGCAATGGTCCAGAGTTTATATTTCAGCTTCATTTGTCCTTCACACAAGAAAATG GGGCTTCTCTAGAAGCTAATGCACGCCTCCGATGTGTTTATTTTCCTATTGTTGAG GGAAAAGAGAACATTGAGAGAATCTTGGAGAAGTTGGAAGCTGAAGGATCTGGGACTACAGAAAGATGTGAAAGCTTTAGTCGTGTCTCTATCCGTCGGCTTGGTCGTCTACTTCTAGATGCTCGCTGG GCATCGCTTCCTTTTATGGAATGTAGGCAAAAAAAAGGAGATAGGGCTCAGTTGCTGAAGCGATGTTGCTCAAGAGTTAAATGTTTCATTG AAACTGATGCTGGTTTCAATCCTACGCCTTCTAAG ACTGACTTAGCGCATCACAATCCTTTTACAATCACACTGAAGAATTTTGGCAGTAAGTCTCTTGAGAAACAAAAAG ATGTCACTCTTAAAATTTATCGAGGTGGGAAAATGGTAACACCTTCGAATCTGGAAAGGGAGTATCAAGATTGGATCCTTCAGATGCATGAGTGTTATGATCAGGAAATTGACTCAGGAGAGGATCAGCCAGTTCTTGTAATTGGTCCTGCCAATAAAAAGTCATTTGGCATTTCTTCTGATG TTGTAAGGGTGCACAGGATATTGAAGAGGAAGGGGATATTTTGGAAACATGgccaaaaaataaaagttcTAAAGGGTGCATGTGCTGGATTCCACAGGAACAATTTCTATGCCATATTAGAATATTTCTTGATTGAAGGATTTCAAGGCGAAGCTGGTG GGGAAGGTCGAGTTATATGCAG ACAAATGGGTATCCCGGATGAGGAGGGCTGCATCCTTGATGTCAATAATGAGAATGCCAGTTTAGATATTCGTCGCTCTTTGTCCTTACCCATAAGTGTTATTGATTCTGGAAAG TGTGTTGttattgatgctgtggaatggAATACCCAACTTGAGAAGGAACATCTAAAATCTCCTTCCACTATTGAACTGCTGTGTGCACACCGTTGTCGAGTTTTGAAGGTCAATGGGGAG GCATTACCAGTAGACCTTGAAGTTCCTGCTGGACAAGATCCTCCGAGGGAAATTGTGGCAGTTGTTCGTCCTGCTAGTTATGTTGTTTCAAAATCAGATGTTTTGAAAGGCTTGGATCAAAAGTATATCGTGAAGAGTAATTTGGAGATGATTATGGAAGTTAAATTCAGAGGTGAAGGAGAAGGTGAAGATCGTGAAGATGTTGGTCACATATATTTAGTTCGTGTGAAACCCTTATGTCGTAATGGTATTGACGGATTCTATATTTTTCCACTGAGAAACAAGTTGCCCAAACTATTTCAACAAGCTGGTCTTTATGTATTTTCTTTCTCCATT GATGGGTCAAGTTGTCAGAATTTTGTGAAAACGGTGCTGGTTAAGGCCTCTTCTAAGGTTGGTGGGTGGAAACTTTTGAGTGAGGAACATAGTTTAGAATATAGTGTGAG CCTGGGATCATATATTCCACCTTTGTCTATTTCTTGTTATGACACCTATGGAAATCGAATGCCATTTACTTCTGTTCCAAAATTGATGGTGAAACTTGATACAAATGAGGGTGTGCTTGTCAATGTAAACAAGATGAAGGCAGCTCTTTCTTCTGACAAATTGGTTTTGGAAGTTAAG GAGTTACTAATTGAGACCAATGAGTTGGATaaaattagaccaagttatagagCCACTTTGGTGATATCTCCTCAAGATGAGTTGGTTTCTGTTTGCATTCCATGTGAAG TTGCTCCTGGATTTCTTCAGCGTGTCATAGCCCAAGCATCAACACCAGGAAATTGCTTGGTTCCAGGTTTCTTGTTTAAGAAATTCATCTTAGAG ATGTTTGATGCTTATGGTAACCATGTTAGAGAAGGCTTCAAAGTTGAGTTGAATGCAAATGGATTTCAATTCAAAGATTGCTTAGGTCTAAAGAGGAAG GTGGACAATAAAGGTTGCATTGACCTTAGTGGAATTTTGGAACTAACGACAGGTTATGGAAAAATTG CTTCTATTTCTGTATTATTCAAAGAGGAAGTTATTTTTGAGCAAGAATTTCAAACTGAGAAGCGGGAATTGAGAATCGCATCTGAG ATGCCCGAGTTTTGTATTGCTGGTTCACAActtgataatataatttttgaaattgtgaaCTCTGAGGGCCATGTTGACAAGACTATTCACGACGATGAAAGACTTGGCCATTTCCATACGCTTAAGATCAAGTCAGACTCATTTAATGCTGAAGATTCTCTTCGATATACTTTCAAGCATGGACGCTGCACTGTTCCCTCTATTTTCCTCCCAAAAAATGAAGGCAGCTTTTGCTTGGTAGCTGCCCATCCGAGGCACCAGGAGCTACAATTGAGTGTCAAG ATTCCTATTTTGAGAGGCCCAAAAGTGGAGTATGAAAATTCGAAGTCGCCAGTATCAGAGGCAAAGTCTTTGGCCATCCAAGATTCTCTTGATCATGCAGGAAACCTTACACCATCCATTGTGAGAACTCCAAAG GGATTTGATGATATTTACAGATATGGTTTACAAATTGCGGACTGCGAAAAGGAACTGTCAAATCTCAATAATCAGAGGGCTGAACTTGACCAAATCATCTCTTTCTTTCGAG GTGATCTGGAATATATGGTAACTAGTCCAGCCATGGAGCCGTATCTGGTAACTAGTCCAGCCAACCAGTCCGCCAAAGAGGATATGATAAGACAGATTGAAAGTAGGTGCCATTCTGCTGCGGCTGTTGTGTGTTCTCTTTCTAGAGAATCTTCAGTATTGGATCCACAACATCATTTCATGGGGGATATGGTTGGCCTCGTTGCATTGCTTGGGACAGTGTCCTCCGATAAGATTAGCAG AGTACTGGCAGAGTACTTGGGAGAATATCAAATGCTTGCTGTGGTTTGCAAAACCTATGAGAGTGCAGATGCCCTTGAGAAGTACAGGCAGAATGGAGAAGTAGATTGCAAGCTTGCTCTTCATGGCAAAGCTGCTTCACTTGGGAAAACCATTGATGGAAGATTTCTAGTTATATGTCTCGAGGATATAAG GCCATACACTGGTGATTTGCAAAAGCTGGATCTGCAGAGGCGGCTTGTACTGCCAAATCCTATGTTACCGGATGGAAATATTCCGTGTGGCTTTATAGGCTATGCAGTTAATATGGTAGACCTGAATGTCCCTCATTTATGGACAATGACATCTGCAGGTCATGGTCTTCGAGAGACATTGTTCTATCATCTTTTTGGCGAGCTTCAAGTTTACGAAACAAGGGAACACATGAAAGAAGCCCGTGCTTGCATAGAGCATGGTGCTGTATCTCTTGATGGTGGCATATTGAGAGAGAAAGGATTTCTGTCTCTTGGATATGG GAATCCTGGTATTTGCTTTCCAGTTGTCGCAACGGGTAATGAGGAGCATTGCCTTCCTGAAAGCGTGGTAAACATGATGAACCAAATGGAGGAAAAAAGGCAAGAGCTGAGAGAGACAATAAAATCAATCAGCATTAAAACAAGACAATATGATAAAGTCATGAAGAAGTTCAAGAAGAGATATAGGAAGCAAACTGAATTATTTGATCGTTTGCAAAGCTACCAATCCAACATGGAGAACAGATTGGAAGCAGCCTCCACTCAATACTCTGGTTTCTCCCCCcacttctga